The following proteins come from a genomic window of Crassostrea angulata isolate pt1a10 chromosome 1, ASM2561291v2, whole genome shotgun sequence:
- the LOC128191412 gene encoding uncharacterized protein LOC128191412, with amino-acid sequence MQTLPSSERMLKVMCQKSLGVVYAFSIFSVVITSVFPQPATTILCERRCESSTPNLGRLKLLWHRMSKRIGKDDMSFAAFVQSLIAASERYSRLEPVGNYLITMIDRYQDCVKACEHQHSKRAEERTADSYIRKQICISKGLCL; translated from the exons ATGCAAACATTACCCTCCTCCGAACGGATGCTTAAG GTGATGTGTCAAAAAAGCCTCGGTGTAGTGTATGCCTTCAGCATATTCTCCGTAGTGATTACATCGGTATTTCCCCAGCCGGCCACAACAATTCTTTGTGAACGGAGATGTGAATCGTCCACTCCAAACTTAGGAAGGCTTAAATTACTGTGGCACAGGATGTCAAAGAGAATAGGCAAAGATG ACATGTCGTTTGCTGCCTTTGTCCAGTCCCTGATCGCTGCCTCAGAAAGATACAGTAGACTTGAACCTGTGGGGAACTATTTGATTACTATGATTGATAGATATCAAGATTGCGTTAAAGCATGTGAACATCAACACAGTAAGCGGGCCGAGGAGCGCACCGCTGATTCGTATATTAGAAAACAAATTT GTATTTCCAAAGGCTTGTGTTTATGA